A DNA window from Haladaptatus cibarius D43 contains the following coding sequences:
- a CDS encoding cytochrome b family protein, with product MGDSNDTNEELRTDGSLIVPPDDESPTWLERKQRTQGLARLTYEYFERARYEDQQLREESSYVERDVLAFPTWPHEMIRNLSIVSFFVGMILLLSATLPPHLGPPADPSSTPLIILPDWYLYWSFGLLKLGPLNPELSILGGDKLMADRTYGVIANIVVVGVIAIVPFLNKGSARRPVEEPFWAAVGVFGVIFATTISAFAVQNLVPIDANLLFDLTFLLPFVGGFMTYAILKAMREGYMFELNRRYYRLRPPK from the coding sequence ATGGGGGATTCAAACGACACAAACGAGGAGCTACGCACAGACGGTTCACTCATCGTCCCGCCGGACGACGAATCGCCGACGTGGCTCGAACGAAAACAGCGAACGCAGGGACTTGCCCGACTGACTTACGAGTATTTCGAACGCGCGCGCTACGAAGACCAACAGTTGCGAGAGGAATCCAGTTACGTCGAACGCGACGTGCTCGCGTTCCCGACGTGGCCCCACGAGATGATTCGCAACCTCTCCATCGTGAGCTTTTTCGTCGGAATGATTCTGCTCCTCTCGGCGACACTGCCGCCGCATCTCGGCCCGCCGGCCGACCCGAGTTCGACGCCGCTCATCATCCTCCCTGACTGGTATCTGTACTGGTCGTTCGGCTTGCTAAAACTTGGGCCACTGAACCCGGAACTGTCCATCCTCGGCGGCGACAAACTCATGGCCGACCGAACCTACGGCGTCATCGCCAACATCGTCGTGGTCGGCGTCATCGCCATCGTGCCGTTCCTGAACAAGGGGAGCGCCCGGCGGCCGGTCGAAGAACCGTTTTGGGCCGCTGTCGGCGTGTTCGGCGTCATTTTCGCCACCACGATTAGCGCCTTCGCGGTGCAGAACCTCGTTCCAATCGACGCGAACCTGCTCTTCGACCTCACGTTCCTCCTGCCGTTCGTCGGCGGGTTCATGACCTACGCGATTCTCAAGGCGATGCGCGAGGGGTACATGTTCGAACTCAACCGGCGGTACTACCGACTGCGCCCGCCGAAATGA
- a CDS encoding hydantoinase/oxoprolinase family protein, with the protein MAGNTRVGVDVGGTFTDVVLLPPDDELVTAKVPSTDDQSVGVISGIEKACEEAGMDPRDVDAFTHAMTVSVNALLEENGAKTALVTTEGFRDVLEIGRQARPDLYDVNVDKPGPLVPRRRRFEVSERTAIDGVRVAPDEDEVRQVAENIRDCGAESVAVAFLHAYQHPENEQAITDVLREELDIPVSASHEVLAEFREYERTSTTVVDAYVTPAIDAYIGRLEERAETLGVPVPRIMQANGGIAPAKTVREHAVTTTMSGPAGGVVGAAETANQRTLDGLVTFDMGGTSSDVSLVRDGEVERTTNAEINGRPIKTPMVDVNTVGAGGGSIAWVDAGGALRVGPQSSGANPGPACYGRGGTKPTVTDANVVLGYIGGSSALGGELELDEEAAHDALSRLADEAGLDSALDAARGVFRVANANMTRAIRAVTVERGHDPRGFGLVAFGGAGPMHAAALADGLDMDSVVVPHACGVLSAYGLLAADEKHDSVRTLRSQLSGITLESVESTYDELTADVLSDVENPNDAVVQRAADLRYVGQSFELTVPVGESFDAEAVAERFREAHENAYGYTMDDPIELVNLRATAVVERESLSVSYRTAGEARNGTREVFFGDEFHETAVFDRVGLEEGTTIDGPAILEQNESTVVVPPAWSGTVQADGTLVLSGGEDE; encoded by the coding sequence ATGGCCGGGAACACCCGCGTCGGCGTGGACGTCGGCGGCACGTTCACCGACGTGGTTCTCCTTCCGCCGGACGACGAACTCGTGACGGCGAAAGTTCCGAGCACGGACGACCAGAGCGTCGGCGTCATCTCGGGCATCGAAAAGGCCTGCGAGGAGGCCGGAATGGACCCGAGAGACGTGGACGCCTTTACTCACGCGATGACGGTTTCCGTCAACGCCCTGCTGGAAGAGAACGGTGCGAAAACGGCACTTGTGACTACTGAAGGATTCCGCGACGTGCTGGAAATCGGGCGACAGGCCCGACCCGACCTGTACGACGTGAACGTGGACAAACCCGGGCCGCTCGTTCCACGGCGGCGCAGGTTCGAGGTTTCGGAGCGAACCGCAATCGACGGCGTCCGAGTCGCTCCCGACGAGGACGAGGTTCGGCAAGTCGCCGAAAACATCCGCGACTGCGGCGCAGAAAGCGTCGCAGTCGCGTTTTTACACGCCTACCAACATCCGGAAAACGAGCAGGCAATCACAGACGTCCTTCGTGAAGAACTCGACATTCCCGTCTCCGCGTCGCACGAAGTGCTCGCGGAGTTCCGCGAGTACGAACGAACTTCCACGACGGTCGTGGACGCCTACGTCACGCCAGCAATCGACGCCTACATCGGTCGATTGGAGGAGCGCGCCGAAACCCTCGGCGTGCCGGTTCCGCGAATCATGCAAGCCAACGGTGGCATCGCCCCGGCGAAAACCGTCCGCGAACACGCCGTCACGACGACGATGTCCGGCCCCGCCGGGGGCGTCGTCGGCGCGGCGGAGACGGCAAATCAGCGTACGCTCGACGGCTTGGTCACCTTCGACATGGGCGGAACGTCGAGCGACGTGAGCCTCGTCCGCGACGGCGAGGTCGAGCGAACGACGAACGCCGAAATCAACGGTCGGCCAATCAAAACGCCGATGGTTGACGTGAACACGGTCGGCGCTGGCGGCGGGTCGATTGCGTGGGTGGACGCGGGCGGCGCGCTCCGGGTCGGCCCGCAGTCGTCCGGCGCGAATCCCGGCCCGGCCTGCTACGGGCGCGGTGGAACGAAACCGACGGTCACGGATGCGAACGTCGTCCTCGGCTACATCGGCGGGAGTTCGGCGCTCGGTGGCGAACTCGAACTGGACGAGGAGGCGGCCCACGACGCGCTTTCCCGACTTGCTGACGAAGCAGGACTGGACAGCGCACTCGACGCCGCACGCGGCGTCTTCCGGGTCGCAAACGCGAACATGACACGGGCAATTCGGGCCGTAACCGTCGAACGCGGCCACGACCCGCGTGGGTTCGGACTCGTCGCGTTCGGCGGGGCGGGGCCGATGCACGCCGCCGCGCTCGCAGACGGGTTGGACATGGACTCGGTCGTCGTCCCCCACGCCTGCGGCGTCTTGTCGGCCTACGGCCTCCTCGCCGCCGACGAAAAACACGATTCGGTCAGAACCCTGCGAAGTCAGCTTTCGGGAATCACGTTGGAGTCGGTCGAATCGACCTACGACGAACTCACGGCGGACGTGCTTTCGGACGTTGAGAACCCGAACGACGCGGTGGTTCAGCGGGCGGCAGACCTGCGCTACGTCGGCCAGAGCTTCGAACTCACGGTTCCCGTCGGGGAATCGTTCGATGCGGAAGCGGTCGCGGAGCGATTCCGCGAGGCGCACGAGAACGCCTACGGCTACACGATGGACGACCCGATAGAGCTGGTGAACCTGCGGGCCACGGCGGTCGTGGAGCGCGAATCGCTCTCCGTTTCCTACCGAACTGCGGGCGAAGCCAGAAACGGAACCCGCGAGGTCTTTTTCGGCGACGAGTTCCACGAAACGGCGGTTTTCGACCGCGTTGGACTCGAAGAAGGGACGACAATTGACGGCCCCGCAATCCTCGAACAGAACGAAAGCACCGTCGTCGTTCCCCCGGCGTGGTCGGGAACAGTGCAAGCCGATGGCACGCTCGTGCTGTCGGGAGGTGAGGACGAATGA
- a CDS encoding Nramp family divalent metal transporter gives MNIIGKLQSIGPGAMVAAAFIGPGTVTTASVTGAEFGYALVWTIVFSIVATIVLQEMSARLGVVSRNGLGEALKEQFDNPVLSTVSIALVVSAIGVGTAAYETGNILGGAAGLAGITGISANIWGPLMGLCAGVLLWTGRYKLIEKALVGLVAIMAVAFVVNAILIDPDLNALAMGFVPSVPEGSIFLITGLIGTTVVGYNLFLHAGSVQERWAGPNELGESRADTILSIFIGGGITIAILVTAAAAFPAGTEISDVSRMAEQIEPLAGTQATVLFSIGLFAAGFTSATTAPLAGAYATAGALGWDTDLKSTKFRAVWGSILLIGIVFSALGLKPVEAIVFAQVANGILLPIVAVFLIYVMNDRDILGEYVNSTAQNVIGVVVTLVVVWLGLRSLYGVGQSLGVF, from the coding sequence ATGAACATTATAGGTAAACTACAATCCATCGGCCCGGGTGCAATGGTCGCAGCGGCGTTCATCGGCCCCGGAACCGTGACGACCGCGAGCGTGACGGGGGCGGAGTTCGGCTACGCTCTCGTCTGGACAATCGTGTTTTCCATCGTCGCAACCATCGTGTTACAGGAGATGAGCGCCCGTCTCGGCGTCGTCTCGCGCAACGGACTTGGCGAAGCGCTCAAAGAGCAGTTCGACAACCCCGTTCTCTCGACCGTCAGCATCGCGCTCGTGGTGAGCGCAATCGGCGTCGGAACCGCGGCCTACGAAACCGGGAACATCCTCGGCGGGGCCGCCGGACTCGCCGGAATCACGGGTATCAGCGCGAACATCTGGGGGCCGCTGATGGGACTCTGTGCTGGCGTGCTGTTGTGGACTGGCCGGTACAAACTCATCGAGAAGGCTCTCGTCGGACTCGTGGCGATCATGGCCGTCGCGTTCGTCGTCAACGCGATACTCATCGATCCCGACCTCAACGCGCTGGCGATGGGATTCGTTCCGAGCGTTCCCGAAGGTTCTATCTTCCTCATCACGGGTCTCATCGGAACCACCGTCGTCGGCTACAATCTGTTCTTGCACGCCGGGAGCGTGCAAGAACGCTGGGCTGGGCCGAACGAGTTGGGCGAATCGCGCGCCGACACGATACTCTCGATTTTCATCGGTGGCGGCATCACCATTGCCATCCTCGTCACCGCGGCGGCGGCATTCCCCGCCGGTACCGAAATCAGCGACGTGAGTCGGATGGCGGAACAAATCGAACCGCTCGCGGGGACGCAGGCGACGGTTCTGTTCAGCATCGGCCTGTTTGCCGCCGGATTCACGAGCGCGACGACCGCGCCGCTGGCCGGAGCCTACGCCACCGCTGGCGCGCTCGGGTGGGACACCGACCTCAAATCGACGAAGTTCCGTGCAGTCTGGGGTTCAATTTTGCTCATCGGCATCGTCTTCTCTGCCCTCGGCCTCAAACCCGTGGAGGCAATCGTCTTCGCGCAAGTTGCAAACGGAATCCTTCTTCCCATCGTCGCCGTCTTCCTCATTTACGTGATGAACGACCGCGACATCCTCGGGGAGTACGTGAACAGCACCGCACAGAACGTCATCGGCGTGGTCGTCACCCTCGTCGTCGTTTGGTTGGGACTCCGCTCGCTCTACGGCGTCGGGCAGAGTTTGGGGGTGTTCTGA
- a CDS encoding hydantoinase B/oxoprolinase family protein produces the protein MSERESTEDIDPVTLEIMRNQFEGVAEEMGQVLITSSYSPNIKERRDCSTALFDESGRLVAQAEHIPVHLGAMPAAVTTVLEYDPKPGDVFVLNDPFEGGTHLPDVTMVSPIAIDGEILGYAVSRAHHADVGGMTPGSMPAGAREIYQEGIRLPPVRLVKSGDVNDDVMSLLLANVRNPGERKADIRAQIAANERAEKRLGDLVEEHGKGRVVAAFSAVMNYSRDRISAELADLPDGEFHARDVMEGDGVTDHEIPIEVAVTVDGDRIEVDFAGTAEQVAGNVNAPLAVAKSAVYFVIRCVTDPEIPPNQGCYDPISVAVPEGSLLNPRVPAAVVGGNVETSQRVTDVVFTAFAEAAPDRVPAQGQGTMNNLTIGSRDGGEDGFTYYETIAGGFGGRPTKDGMDGVQVGMTNTLNTPVEAMEAEYPLFVEEYGLRQNSGGRGEHRGGLGVVRSVTVESDATVSLLTERRRVAPRGIAGGEDGEPGENRISGELVPAKTTRDVPAETTITVATPGGGGHGLAEKRDPEEIERDRKDGKMEWDE, from the coding sequence ATGAGCGAAAGAGAATCAACGGAGGACATCGACCCAGTGACGCTCGAAATCATGCGCAACCAGTTCGAGGGTGTCGCCGAGGAGATGGGCCAAGTGCTCATCACCTCGTCGTACTCGCCGAACATCAAGGAGCGACGAGACTGCTCTACGGCCCTCTTCGACGAATCGGGCCGTCTGGTCGCGCAGGCCGAACACATCCCGGTTCACCTCGGCGCGATGCCCGCGGCGGTGACGACGGTGCTCGAATACGACCCGAAACCCGGCGACGTGTTCGTGCTGAACGACCCATTCGAGGGCGGCACGCACCTCCCCGACGTGACGATGGTGTCGCCGATTGCCATCGACGGGGAGATCCTTGGCTATGCGGTTTCCCGCGCACATCACGCCGACGTGGGTGGGATGACCCCCGGAAGCATGCCCGCCGGGGCGCGCGAAATCTATCAGGAGGGCATCCGACTGCCGCCGGTTCGACTCGTCAAAAGTGGCGACGTGAACGACGACGTGATGAGCCTCCTGCTCGCAAACGTCCGGAATCCGGGCGAGCGCAAGGCGGACATCCGCGCGCAAATCGCGGCCAACGAACGAGCGGAAAAACGACTCGGCGACCTCGTGGAAGAGCACGGAAAAGGCCGCGTCGTCGCGGCCTTTTCCGCCGTGATGAACTACTCGCGCGACCGCATCAGCGCGGAACTCGCCGACCTGCCGGACGGCGAGTTCCATGCGAGGGACGTGATGGAAGGGGATGGGGTAACTGACCACGAAATCCCAATCGAAGTCGCTGTGACGGTCGATGGCGACCGAATCGAGGTCGATTTCGCCGGAACCGCAGAACAGGTCGCCGGAAACGTGAACGCGCCGCTGGCAGTGGCAAAGAGCGCGGTGTATTTCGTCATCCGGTGCGTGACAGATCCCGAAATTCCGCCGAATCAAGGCTGTTATGACCCGATTTCCGTCGCGGTTCCCGAAGGCTCGCTGTTGAATCCCCGTGTCCCCGCGGCAGTCGTCGGCGGCAACGTCGAAACAAGCCAGCGGGTAACCGACGTGGTGTTCACCGCGTTCGCGGAGGCGGCCCCAGACCGAGTGCCCGCGCAGGGGCAGGGGACGATGAACAACCTCACAATCGGCAGTCGAGACGGCGGCGAGGACGGCTTTACCTACTACGAAACCATCGCTGGCGGGTTCGGCGGCAGGCCGACCAAGGACGGCATGGACGGGGTACAGGTCGGAATGACCAACACGCTGAACACGCCCGTCGAGGCGATGGAAGCCGAATACCCCCTGTTCGTGGAGGAGTACGGACTCCGCCAAAACAGCGGCGGGCGCGGCGAACACCGGGGCGGCCTCGGCGTCGTTCGTTCCGTGACGGTGGAATCGGACGCAACGGTGTCCCTACTGACCGAACGCCGCCGAGTCGCCCCGCGAGGTATCGCGGGCGGCGAGGACGGCGAACCCGGCGAAAACCGCATTTCGGGCGAACTCGTTCCGGCGAAGACGACGCGAGACGTTCCCGCCGAAACGACGATTACGGTCGCCACGCCGGGCGGCGGGGGTCACGGACTCGCCGAGAAACGCGACCCGGAAGAAATTGAACGTGACCGCAAGGACGGGAAAATGGAGTGGGACGAATGA
- a CDS encoding ribbon-helix-helix protein, CopG family: MTNRITVSLDDDAQTALDNLVNQTGKAQSELVRQALTFYAANYDAATADAGENLEAYHQMLSSGEHVLLDVDFLHCFLDYVEDETGEPNRAFLEQADKVSEYHAREYVNRFDSLGELLDWLSLCGFLTVRATEGDTYHVVFPTESVKWFMMRFIELSTARLPFELEIEEGVSKVLITEVRDD; this comes from the coding sequence ATGACGAACCGCATCACGGTGTCGCTCGACGACGACGCACAGACGGCGCTCGACAACCTCGTCAATCAGACCGGCAAGGCCCAGAGCGAACTCGTCAGACAGGCGCTCACCTTCTACGCGGCGAACTACGACGCGGCGACGGCGGACGCCGGGGAGAATTTGGAAGCCTACCACCAGATGCTGTCGAGCGGCGAGCACGTCCTGCTGGACGTGGATTTCCTCCACTGTTTTCTGGATTATGTGGAAGACGAGACGGGCGAACCGAATCGGGCGTTCTTAGAGCAGGCCGACAAAGTGTCCGAATACCACGCCCGCGAGTACGTAAACCGGTTCGACAGCCTCGGCGAACTACTCGATTGGCTGTCGCTGTGCGGGTTTTTGACGGTTCGGGCGACGGAGGGAGACACCTACCACGTCGTATTCCCGACCGAGTCGGTGAAATGGTTCATGATGCGATTCATCGAGTTGAGTACGGCCCGACTGCCGTTCGAACTCGAAATCGAAGAGGGAGTTTCGAAGGTGCTCATCACGGAAGTTCGAGACGACTGA
- a CDS encoding maleate cis-trans isomerase family protein yields MFGWRARLGVIVPSSNTTVEGEFRRALPDGVSLHAARMPLESVTVEELDSMADDAVACAERLAHANVDVVAYACTTGSLLHGKGFDSDLETSLSETTGVPAVATALSVKRALKALDAKRIAVVTPYTDELNDREESYLNDAGFDVVELDGRGIEANTGIGSLRPEDAYRQVREVIAELDAESASSSPSTSASDSKSLANAVDAVFVSCTNYRTFPAVEPLESDLGIPVVTSNQATLWDALRRPGVAGSTPGRLGQKG; encoded by the coding sequence ATGTTCGGTTGGCGCGCCCGCCTCGGCGTCATCGTCCCGTCCTCGAACACGACGGTCGAGGGCGAGTTCCGGCGGGCGCTCCCCGACGGCGTGAGCCTTCACGCAGCGCGAATGCCGCTCGAATCGGTAACCGTCGAGGAACTGGATTCGATGGCGGACGACGCCGTTGCCTGCGCGGAGCGACTGGCCCACGCGAACGTGGATGTCGTGGCCTACGCCTGCACGACCGGAAGCCTCCTGCACGGGAAGGGGTTCGACAGCGACCTCGAAACGTCGCTGTCGGAGACAACGGGCGTTCCCGCCGTAGCAACTGCCCTCTCGGTCAAACGCGCGCTGAAGGCACTCGACGCGAAACGAATCGCGGTCGTCACGCCGTACACCGACGAACTGAACGACCGAGAGGAATCCTATTTGAACGACGCCGGATTCGACGTGGTGGAACTGGACGGGCGCGGCATCGAGGCGAACACCGGGATCGGGTCGCTGCGGCCCGAAGACGCCTATCGGCAGGTTCGGGAAGTCATTGCGGAACTCGACGCCGAATCGGCGTCGAGTTCCCCGTCTACGTCGGCGAGCGATTCGAAATCGCTCGCCAACGCCGTAGACGCCGTGTTCGTCTCCTGTACGAACTACCGGACGTTCCCGGCGGTAGAGCCGCTCGAATCCGACCTCGGGATTCCGGTCGTGACGAGCAATCAAGCGACGCTCTGGGACGCGCTTCGGCGACCCGGCGTTGCCGGAAGCACGCCGGGTCGCTTGGGCCAGAAAGGCTGA